From the genome of Equus asinus isolate D_3611 breed Donkey chromosome 24, EquAss-T2T_v2, whole genome shotgun sequence, one region includes:
- the LOC106823299 gene encoding trace amine-associated receptor 7a-like, which produces MTASPGFRTETPEQGVAPPAAVQLCYENLNGSCIRTPYSPGPRLALYAVFGFGAVLAVFGNLLVMISILHFKQLHSPANFLIASLACADFLVGVTVMPFSMVRSVESCWYFGRTYCTMHSCFEGSFCYASIYHLCFISLDRYIAVTDPLVYPTRFTASVSGMCIAFSWLLSVIFSSSLLGTGANEAGLEELVSALTCVGGCQIAVNQSWVLVNFLLFFIPTLVMIMVYSKIFLIAKQQARKIESLSSKTSRSSDSYRDRVSKRERKAAKTLGFAVTAFLISWLPYFIDSVIDAFLGFITPTYIYEILVWVAYYNSAMNPLIYAFFYPWFRKAIQLIVTGKVLRENSSTINLFSG; this is translated from the coding sequence ATGACAGCTTCTCCAGGTTTCAGAACAGAGACTCCCGAGCAGGGAGTGGCCCCCCCTGCGGCTGTGCAGCTCTGCTACGAGAACCTGAATGGATCCTGCATCAGGACCCCCTACTCCCCAGGCCCCCGCCTGGCTCTGTACGCAGTCTTTGGCTTCGGAGCCGTGCTGGCTGTATTCGGAAACCTCCTGGTGATGATTTCCATCCTTCACTTCAAGCAGCTGCACTCTCCAGCCAACTTTCTCATTGCCTCTCTCGCCTGCGCTGACTTCCTGGTGGGGGTCACTGTGATGCCCTTCAGCATGGTCAGGTCCGTGGAGAGCTGCTGGTACTTTGGGCGGACTTACTGTACGATGCACTCTTGTTTCGAAGGGTCATTCTGTTATGCCTCCATCTACcacttgtgttttatttctctcgATAGATACATTGCGGTCACGGACCCTCTGGTCTATCCAACCAGGTTCACTGCCTCTGTCTCTGGCATGTGCATTGCCTTCTCCTGGCTCCTgtctgttattttttcttcttcccttcttggCACAGGTGCAAATGAAGCTGGGCTGGAGGAGCTAGTGAGTGCTCTCACCTGTGTGGGAGGCTGTCAGATTGCAGTGAATCAAAGTTGGGTACTGgtcaattttctattatttttcattcccactcTGGTGATGATAATGGTTTACTCCAAGATTTTCCTCATTGCTAAACAACAGGCTAGAAAGATTGAAAGTCTGAGCAGTAAGACTTCGAGATCGTCAGACAGCTACAGAGACAGAGTGtccaagagggagagaaaagcagcAAAGACCCTGGGATTCGCCGTGACAGCGTTTCTGATCTCATGGCTGCCCTACTTCATTGACTCGGTCATCGATGCCTTCCTAGGTTTCATCACGCCCACGTATATATATGAGATACTGGTTTGGGTTGCTTACTATAACTCAGCAATGAACCCCTTgatttatgctttcttttatcCTTGGTTTCGAAAAGCCATCCAACTCATTGTCACTGGCAAAGTCTTGAGAGAGAATTCCTcaacaataaatttattttctgggtGA
- the LOC123279384 gene encoding trace amine-associated receptor 8-like produces the protein MSHGPSPPGAVQLCYEGVNGSCIKTPYSPGARVLLYAVFGLGAVLAVFGNLLVVTAILHFKQLHSPANFLLASLACADFLVGVTVMPFSMVRSVESCWYFGARFCALHSCCDVAFCYSSLFHLCCISIDRYIAVTDPLVYPTKFTASVSGMCISISWILPLVYSGAVFYTGVSNDGMEELVSALNCIGGCQIVVNQDWVLIDFLLFFIPTLVMIILYSKIFLVAKQQAIKIEHTGGKAESSSESYKARVAKRERKAAKTLGVTVVAFLISWLPYTIDTLVDAFMGFVTPAYIYEICCWVAYYNSAVNPLIYALFYPWFRKAIRVIVSGEVLKDSSSTISLFSE, from the coding sequence ATGAGCCACGGTCCTTCCCCACCTGGCGCGGTGCAGCTCTGCTACGAGGGCGTGAACGGGTCTTGTATTAAAACTCCCTACTCACCAGGAGCCCGGGTGCTTCTGTACGCAGTGTTTGGCTTGGGCGCTGTGCTGGCTGTGTTTGGAAACCTTCTGGTGGTGACTGCCATTCTTCACTTCAAGCAGCTGCACTCTCCCGCCAACTTTCTCCTCGCCTCTCTGGCCTGCGCTGACTTCCTGGTGGGGGTCACTGTGATGCCCTTCAGCATGGTCAGGTCCGTGGAGAGCTGCTGGTACTTTGGAGCCAGATTCTGTGCCCTCCACAGTTGCTGTGATGTGGCATTTTGTtactcttctctcttccacttgTGCTGCATCTCCATCGACAGGTACATTGCTGTCACTGACCCTCTGGTCTATCCCACAAAGTTCACGGCGTCTGTGTCAGGGATGtgcatcagcatctcctggatCCTGCCCCTTGTCTACAGCGGTGCTGTGTTCTACACAGGTGTCAGTAACGATGGGATGGAGGAATTAGTAAGTGCCCTCAACTGTATAGGTGGTTGTCAAATTGTTGTAAATCAAGACTGGGTGTTGATAGACTTTCTGTTATTCTTCATACCTACACTTGTCATGATAATTCTTTAcagtaagatttttcttgtagCTAAACAACAAGCTATAAAAATTGAGCACACTGGTGGCAAAGCAGAGTCATCCTCGGAGAGTTATAAAGCCAGAGTggccaagagagagagaaaagcagctaAAACCCTGGGGGTCACAGTGGTAGCATTTCTGATTTCATGGTTACCGTATACAATTGACACGCTTGTTGATGCCTTCATGGGCTTCGTAACCCCTGCCTATATTTATGAGATCTGCTGTTGGGTGGCTTATTATAACTCAGCCGTGAACCCTCTgatttatgctttattttatcCTTGGTTTAGGAAAGCCATAAGGGTTATTGTGAGTGGGGAAGTTTTGAAGGATAGCTCCTCAACCATTagtttattttcagaataa